The Paenibacillus tianjinensis genome has a window encoding:
- the fliW gene encoding flagellar assembly protein FliW has product MNIETSVLGVLDIKDEQIYHFPKGIPGFEQETEFAIIELEEGPFAYLQSLKTEELAFLLTDPFVFYPGYEFELPEAEAEELEIEQSVVVRAIVTLREKLEESTLNLLAPIVFNPDKRAGKQIVLHHSTYSTRQLLWRNSPKKEDELSC; this is encoded by the coding sequence ATGAACATAGAAACATCCGTATTAGGCGTGCTTGACATTAAAGATGAACAGATATATCACTTTCCCAAAGGGATTCCAGGCTTTGAACAGGAGACGGAGTTTGCGATTATTGAGTTGGAAGAGGGGCCATTTGCCTATTTGCAGTCACTTAAGACAGAGGAACTCGCCTTTTTGCTGACGGATCCCTTTGTTTTTTACCCGGGCTATGAATTTGAACTGCCTGAAGCAGAAGCTGAGGAATTAGAAATAGAACAATCCGTAGTGGTTCGGGCGATTGTGACGCTCAGAGAAAAACTGGAGGAGTCTACATTGAATCTACTTGCTCCGATCGTGTTTAATCCGGACAAACGGGCAGGCAAGCAGATTGTACTTCACCATTCAACATATTCAACCAGACAGCTGTTATGGAGAAATAGCCCGAAGAAGGAGGACGAGTTATCATGCTA
- a CDS encoding DUF6470 family protein: MQVAVQISRTPALIGMNTTPGSLTMSQPQADMQITTIPGQWDIHQPGPDVIIDQSKARAVYTGGTYREMSQRIYSGVEQLWLQGIAKRMEQGARMANFQKPGNSIAEVYGEDWQPVSYPEVRGPAAYDNVDIDIQANPPQISYRKAEVKIEAKQNVPEIHYTPGTLEIYMRQMPSLTFTPQIIDDKY, translated from the coding sequence ATGCAGGTGGCTGTGCAAATCTCGCGAACCCCAGCCCTGATTGGGATGAATACAACCCCTGGTAGTTTGACCATGAGCCAGCCTCAAGCAGACATGCAGATTACTACAATCCCAGGACAATGGGATATTCATCAGCCTGGGCCAGATGTAATCATTGACCAGTCCAAGGCACGTGCGGTTTATACGGGTGGAACCTACCGTGAGATGAGTCAGCGTATTTATTCCGGTGTGGAGCAGCTATGGTTGCAAGGGATAGCCAAACGGATGGAGCAAGGCGCGCGGATGGCTAACTTTCAAAAACCAGGTAATTCCATTGCCGAAGTATACGGAGAAGATTGGCAGCCGGTTTCTTACCCGGAAGTGCGTGGTCCTGCCGCTTATGATAATGTTGATATTGATATACAGGCTAATCCACCGCAGATTTCGTATCGCAAAGCAGAAGTCAAGATTGAGGCCAAGCAAAATGTGCCGGAAATTCATTATACCCCGGGTACATTAGAGATTTATATGCGACAAATGCCTTCTTTGACCTTCACCCCACAGATCATTGATGACAAGTACTAG
- the flgL gene encoding flagellar hook-associated protein FlgL, protein MLRVTSNMMNAQLMLNLNRNARNMNDTQLQLATGRKINKPSDDPVGITYSLRYRADLSANEQYQENVDDATSWLEFNDTVLTQAGSIVQRLRELSVQGASGTNPQQALDSINSEVKQLKEQLIDIANSQFKGKYIFNGQQYTEQPYQFSTGADGTLDSSGASSVITDDGLLNYTVGESVQLPINVTGNQVFGGSESDNIFAIIDSISAALASGNTGAVSSQIANLDTRNDKMLAIQADIGAKSNRIELMSNRLSDLEVNLTDLQSKTEDGDYAELLTQSKTQENIYNASLSVGAKIIQSSLVDFIR, encoded by the coding sequence ATGTTGAGAGTTACTTCTAACATGATGAACGCACAGCTGATGCTTAACTTAAACCGTAATGCGCGAAATATGAATGATACTCAGCTACAGTTAGCTACAGGGCGGAAGATAAACAAACCTTCCGATGATCCGGTAGGGATTACCTATTCATTACGGTATAGAGCAGACCTTTCAGCGAATGAACAGTATCAGGAGAATGTCGATGATGCTACTTCTTGGCTAGAGTTTAATGATACTGTGTTAACTCAAGCCGGAAGCATTGTGCAGCGCCTCAGAGAATTATCTGTTCAAGGGGCAAGCGGAACTAATCCTCAACAAGCACTGGATAGTATTAACTCTGAAGTGAAGCAATTGAAAGAACAATTGATTGATATCGCCAACAGCCAGTTTAAGGGGAAGTATATTTTCAATGGACAGCAATATACAGAGCAGCCTTATCAATTCTCCACCGGAGCAGATGGAACGCTAGATTCCTCAGGTGCTTCCTCCGTCATAACGGATGACGGACTTCTCAATTATACGGTAGGAGAGAGTGTACAACTTCCCATCAATGTAACTGGGAATCAAGTATTTGGTGGAAGCGAGAGTGATAACATCTTTGCAATTATTGATAGTATTTCTGCTGCTCTCGCCAGTGGGAATACGGGAGCGGTATCCTCGCAAATTGCTAATTTGGATACCCGGAATGATAAAATGTTGGCCATACAAGCGGATATCGGCGCTAAGTCGAATAGAATCGAGCTTATGAGCAACCGTTTGAGCGATTTAGAAGTTAATTTGACAGACCTGCAGTCCAAGACAGAAGATGGAGATTATGCAGAGCTGCTTACTCAATCCAAGACTCAGGAAAATATCTATAACGCTTCGTTGTCGGTTGGAGCTAAAATTATCCAATCGTCATTGGTTGACTTCATTAGATAG
- the flgK gene encoding flagellar hook-associated protein FlgK, producing the protein MTSTFHSIETARRSLFTQTAALNTTGHNIANANTEGYTRQRVNMTASIPIEAYGLSNSTVPGQMGTGVEFGSIDRIRETFLDDQYRGENSSLGAWTIQSDTLDKLEAIFQEPSDTGLSTVLDNFWKSWSDLSKNPEDSTSRKIVVQTTESLADALNYMSRQLDNLDTDLASNIAVKGTEVQGYLSSIADLNSSIFKIESMGDKANDLRDQRDMLTDKLSKIANISVVQGQYGYNISLGSQALVQGAAVSATVDSAFLNSAFSSGDLKSGEVFGMISSSQTYLADYKKQLNNIANTIATGDMDVTLPKGSVLPEGTVLTSDATITKADGSTATVTAGTAFPQGSTLNADVKITVKGMNGLHQLGYTLDGTLNPGKPLFTISGDGSEITAGNITFNSEIAADTNLLATSLRTSGSGTSEAVVKGNNTLALLMANQQSGSFTSPTTGIKATAGTFYKTMVGQLGIQSQEATRQTENSNYLVEQVNARRQSVSGVSLDEEMSNMLVFQRAYSAAARFMTTYDEMLDKLINSTGTVGR; encoded by the coding sequence ATGACATCCACATTTCATTCAATCGAGACAGCAAGACGGAGCCTTTTCACCCAGACCGCTGCGCTCAATACAACCGGACACAACATCGCTAACGCGAATACGGAAGGCTATACCCGTCAGCGAGTCAATATGACTGCTTCTATTCCTATTGAAGCTTATGGACTGAGCAATTCAACGGTACCGGGTCAGATGGGTACTGGTGTAGAATTCGGCTCTATTGACCGCATTCGTGAGACCTTCCTTGACGATCAATACCGTGGCGAGAATTCTTCACTGGGAGCCTGGACCATCCAATCAGACACATTGGATAAGCTGGAGGCCATCTTTCAAGAACCGTCAGATACCGGACTCAGCACAGTTCTCGATAACTTCTGGAAGTCCTGGTCTGATTTGAGTAAGAATCCGGAAGACAGTACTTCCCGTAAGATTGTGGTTCAAACTACAGAGTCCTTAGCGGATGCCCTTAACTATATGAGCAGACAACTCGATAATCTGGATACCGATCTGGCGTCCAACATCGCAGTCAAGGGTACCGAGGTTCAAGGTTACCTGTCCTCCATCGCTGATCTCAACTCTTCCATCTTTAAGATAGAGAGCATGGGTGACAAAGCTAATGATTTGCGCGACCAGCGCGATATGCTGACTGATAAGCTATCCAAGATTGCCAATATCAGCGTAGTGCAAGGCCAATACGGCTATAATATCTCACTGGGCAGTCAGGCGCTGGTTCAAGGTGCTGCGGTTTCGGCTACGGTGGATAGTGCATTTCTCAATTCGGCATTTTCTTCCGGCGATTTGAAATCCGGAGAAGTATTCGGGATGATCTCTTCCAGTCAGACATATCTGGCAGATTATAAGAAGCAGCTTAATAATATTGCGAATACAATTGCTACTGGAGACATGGACGTGACCCTTCCTAAAGGCTCCGTTCTTCCTGAAGGTACCGTTCTTACCAGTGATGCAACTATAACTAAGGCAGACGGTTCAACAGCAACCGTTACTGCAGGCACAGCTTTCCCGCAAGGATCAACTTTGAACGCAGATGTGAAAATAACGGTCAAAGGGATGAATGGCCTTCATCAGCTTGGTTATACACTGGATGGTACACTCAATCCCGGGAAGCCGCTGTTCACCATCTCCGGTGACGGATCGGAGATTACGGCAGGAAATATTACCTTTAATTCAGAGATTGCTGCGGACACCAATCTTTTGGCAACTTCACTGCGCACGAGCGGAAGCGGAACCTCTGAAGCTGTTGTCAAAGGTAATAATACTTTGGCACTTCTGATGGCTAATCAACAATCAGGTTCATTTACTTCACCAACTACGGGTATTAAGGCAACTGCCGGCACTTTCTATAAAACAATGGTAGGGCAGCTTGGAATTCAGTCCCAGGAGGCTACCCGCCAGACTGAGAACTCCAATTACCTTGTGGAACAAGTGAATGCCCGCCGCCAATCAGTCAGCGGAGTTTCTCTTGACGAAGAAATGTCCAACATGCTAGTGTTCCAGCGTGCTTATAGTGCTGCAGCGCGTTTTATGACGACCTATGACGAAATGCTCGATAAATTAATCAACTCTACCGGTACCGTAGGCAGATAA
- a CDS encoding flagellar protein FlgN: MALTRLLELLERLDEAHLQMLDLAALKKQTIMDNKVDGLIDIMNRESKLMKLIGQLEEQRAEAAFTFLQGVGIRSNLNLNLTELSRLVFDPEDKSRLQQVQQKLSNTLHRLKKANELNQKLIEQSLTFIDYSLDLLVGRPNQDFTYHHPSDKGYSSTRPGLFDARG; encoded by the coding sequence ATGGCATTAACGAGATTACTTGAACTTCTTGAACGGCTGGACGAGGCGCATCTTCAGATGCTCGATCTGGCCGCCCTCAAGAAACAGACAATTATGGACAATAAGGTGGATGGTCTGATTGACATCATGAACCGTGAGTCCAAGCTGATGAAGCTGATTGGGCAGCTCGAGGAGCAGCGTGCAGAGGCGGCGTTTACCTTTTTACAAGGTGTAGGCATCCGTTCGAATCTGAACCTGAATCTGACAGAGCTGTCTCGGCTTGTATTTGACCCTGAAGACAAATCGCGGCTGCAGCAAGTTCAGCAGAAGCTTTCTAATACACTTCACCGCTTGAAAAAAGCCAACGAGCTAAATCAGAAGCTGATTGAGCAGTCGCTTACCTTTATAGATTATTCCCTGGATTTGCTTGTCGGTAGACCAAACCAGGATTTCACCTACCATCATCCATCCGATAAGGGATATAGCAGCACTAGGCCAGGACTTTTTGACGCCCGCGGATAG
- the flgM gene encoding flagellar biosynthesis anti-sigma factor FlgM, whose product MKINETGRINPINPYQRNVEAQRQDQTKKSTRKDEVSISDEAIKLLQAQKSGTIDAARADKIQSLKQQVSAGTYQVDAAKLAETLAPYFKQSSEN is encoded by the coding sequence ATGAAAATTAACGAGACCGGACGAATCAATCCAATTAACCCGTATCAACGCAATGTGGAAGCGCAGCGCCAGGACCAAACCAAGAAGAGCACCCGTAAGGATGAGGTTTCGATTTCCGATGAAGCTATTAAGCTCCTTCAAGCACAGAAAAGCGGCACAATCGACGCAGCACGTGCTGATAAGATCCAAAGCCTGAAACAGCAAGTTTCCGCAGGTACCTACCAAGTTGACGCAGCCAAACTCGCAGAGACACTCGCCCCTTACTTTAAGCAATCCTCCGAGAATTAG
- a CDS encoding TIGR03826 family flagellar region protein produces MNVDNCPRCGRLYVKNIMDLCQPCIKELEHQYEICVEYLRKNRGTNIQELSDATEISIKEITRFIREGRISIANAPNMMMPCEVCGTLIREGHMCDSCRTRLSKDLNNAAKESTAAENAKNANSPNKAAYRAVDKFRNQ; encoded by the coding sequence ATGAATGTAGACAATTGTCCAAGATGCGGCCGTCTGTATGTCAAAAACATTATGGATTTATGCCAGCCCTGCATCAAAGAGCTTGAGCATCAGTATGAAATCTGCGTGGAGTATTTGCGGAAGAATAGAGGCACTAATATCCAGGAGCTGTCCGATGCCACGGAAATTTCTATTAAAGAAATCACCCGTTTTATCCGTGAAGGCCGGATTTCAATAGCAAATGCACCGAATATGATGATGCCGTGCGAGGTATGCGGAACATTAATCCGGGAAGGGCATATGTGCGACAGCTGCCGCACCCGTTTAAGCAAGGATCTTAATAATGCGGCTAAGGAAAGTACAGCAGCAGAGAATGCAAAGAATGCCAATAGTCCGAATAAAGCTGCCTATCGGGCCGTTGATAAATTTAGGAACCAATAA
- a CDS encoding ComF family protein has protein sequence MDSLTAWLTKVRSLLAPSLLHCLICGKTSRPAAGLHGICAVCEEAIPWIRHPRCQKCGRHVGCPDCSRSGEAVPIVCNRSAVAYTSVMREILGQYKYRGNEQLAPLLGSMLDRAYIQLKAERERRQQGIAEFQKAQRVFTSPIFRGKQSASNQRWQADLLVPVPVSEARLVERGFNQAERLADVLSGFRGIPQLPLLVRTHHTSKQSFKHRAERIADMKHAFAGNPDVEVLLQFEVWLETLGKRTRPLQIVIVDDIYTTGSTIRACAGTIRTLCDRYGKAAEIYSLTWARS, from the coding sequence ATGGACTCATTAACTGCATGGCTTACCAAAGTCCGCTCCTTGCTGGCGCCTTCTTTGCTTCATTGCCTGATTTGCGGCAAAACCAGCCGCCCGGCAGCAGGCCTGCACGGTATCTGTGCAGTTTGTGAAGAGGCTATTCCTTGGATCCGGCATCCCCGCTGTCAGAAATGCGGTCGCCATGTCGGCTGCCCCGACTGCAGCCGCAGCGGTGAAGCCGTACCGATTGTCTGCAACCGGAGTGCAGTAGCTTATACAAGTGTGATGCGCGAAATCCTGGGTCAATATAAATACCGGGGGAATGAACAGCTTGCTCCATTGTTAGGCTCAATGCTGGACAGAGCCTACATCCAGCTTAAAGCAGAAAGAGAACGGAGACAGCAGGGGATTGCAGAATTCCAAAAAGCACAGAGGGTATTTACAAGTCCCATATTCCGCGGCAAGCAATCTGCTAGTAACCAGCGATGGCAGGCGGATCTGCTTGTCCCGGTGCCTGTATCTGAAGCCCGGCTTGTTGAGCGGGGATTCAATCAGGCGGAGCGGCTGGCAGATGTGCTGTCCGGGTTCAGGGGGATTCCGCAGCTCCCGCTTTTGGTCCGCACTCACCATACCAGCAAACAAAGCTTCAAGCACCGGGCGGAACGAATCGCAGATATGAAGCATGCTTTTGCAGGAAATCCGGATGTAGAGGTCCTATTGCAGTTTGAGGTGTGGCTCGAAACCTTGGGTAAACGAACACGTCCGCTGCAGATTGTTATAGTAGATGATATTTATACTACAGGGAGCACCATACGCGCGTGCGCGGGTACTATAAGAACGCTGTGTGACCGCTATGGAAAAGCTGCTGAGATATATAGCCTGACCTGGGCCCGTTCATAG
- a CDS encoding DEAD/DEAH box helicase, with translation MRVSVYAVEIDGCFKIWVSLNLAVDLLWWSGAVERGWSGRAADKLVILSSSLPLGWAVKLRERFRFYKMMCKWSSEEWAAYLKESLQEEMQREKVSGGTQQRTWMNQVDVIKGPLKDREQHNCWAGIDSGRDKDESEPYISSGIGDGLQDRSESLCIAADRLVVTLSGRSLLQPEVEALLAEQLPGMEQDWQSVAQLAHLQGRLKLQAAVSAGMVREREERSSNNSGKAEGKRGDHSNSGSRWGEGYRGDHSNSSSSWGEGYREEHSSSSSRRAKGDREHSSNTRGGWAEGGGVCLRRAGLAAALRLPLLLWRRGAARRRAVERCLRCGSVATGRTPCAACGLAGCAYCEACLALGRSRACALLLRSAASPAVRGTAGISPTVAARRWGLSAAQAGAAGAALQFLTARRQHAAGTGPERFLLWAVTGAGKTEITFPLLEAVLAAGGRALVATPRRDVVLELAPRLARAFPAETLAVLYGGSQDRWVPGQLTIATTHQLLRFHHGFDLVIIDELDAYPYHNNPMLAFAAEQACKPDGVFIFLSATPPQKLQRQAHSGKLPHARVPVRYHGHPLPLPRRIPMNPVQQCIKRGALPAAFLQALHRSLAREAQIFIFVARIAHIEGLLTLLRRKIPGVCIEGTSSKDRDRTDKVIAFRNRAITILVTTTILERGVTVPRSDVYILDADSKLFDEASLVQMAGRAGRSKDDPAGRVNFLSPEWTQSQRKAIGQIRTMNSIARKQGYLDKRKASWTH, from the coding sequence ATGAGAGTCAGCGTGTATGCAGTTGAAATTGACGGGTGCTTTAAAATATGGGTTTCATTGAATTTGGCTGTCGACCTTTTGTGGTGGAGTGGGGCCGTAGAACGTGGCTGGAGCGGCAGAGCAGCAGACAAACTGGTCATTCTCTCCTCTTCACTCCCCCTCGGTTGGGCGGTGAAGCTGCGGGAGCGCTTCCGTTTCTATAAAATGATGTGCAAGTGGTCATCCGAGGAGTGGGCAGCTTATCTGAAAGAATCTCTTCAAGAAGAAATGCAGAGAGAGAAAGTGTCGGGGGGAACGCAGCAAAGAACATGGATGAATCAAGTTGATGTAATCAAGGGGCCGCTGAAGGATCGGGAGCAGCATAATTGCTGGGCCGGGATAGACTCAGGACGTGATAAGGATGAATCAGAGCCGTACATCAGCAGCGGGATTGGGGATGGATTGCAGGATCGAAGTGAATCTCTCTGCATCGCAGCCGACCGCCTGGTGGTGACACTCTCCGGCCGCTCGCTGCTTCAGCCGGAGGTGGAAGCATTGCTGGCAGAGCAGCTTCCCGGAATGGAGCAGGACTGGCAGTCTGTGGCCCAGCTCGCCCATCTGCAGGGGCGATTGAAGCTGCAAGCTGCCGTTAGTGCCGGAATGGTGCGGGAGAGGGAAGAGCGAAGCAGCAATAATAGCGGGAAGGCCGAAGGTAAGAGAGGTGATCATAGCAACTCAGGTAGCAGATGGGGTGAAGGATATAGGGGGGATCACAGCAACTCAAGTAGCAGCTGGGGTGAAGGATATAGGGAGGAACACAGCAGCTCTAGTAGCAGGAGAGCTAAAGGAGACAGAGAGCATTCTAGTAACACCAGAGGCGGATGGGCTGAAGGAGGCGGAGTTTGCCTCCGCAGGGCGGGCTTGGCCGCGGCGCTCCGCTTGCCGCTGCTGCTCTGGAGGCGCGGCGCTGCCCGCCGCCGCGCGGTAGAACGCTGCCTGCGTTGCGGCAGCGTGGCCACAGGCCGCACGCCATGCGCTGCGTGCGGCCTGGCCGGCTGCGCCTACTGCGAGGCCTGCCTCGCGCTCGGGCGCAGCCGGGCCTGCGCGCTGCTGCTGCGCAGCGCGGCGTCCCCGGCCGTGCGGGGCACGGCCGGAATCAGCCCCACCGTAGCGGCACGCCGGTGGGGGCTTAGTGCAGCTCAGGCGGGGGCCGCCGGCGCTGCACTGCAGTTCTTGACGGCGCGGCGCCAGCACGCCGCCGGCACAGGCCCAGAGCGGTTCCTGCTCTGGGCAGTGACGGGAGCGGGGAAAACGGAGATCACGTTTCCGCTCCTGGAGGCAGTGCTCGCTGCCGGAGGCCGGGCACTGGTGGCGACGCCGCGGCGCGACGTCGTGCTGGAGCTGGCCCCGCGGCTCGCCCGGGCTTTCCCGGCGGAGACGCTGGCCGTGCTGTACGGCGGCAGCCAGGACCGCTGGGTACCGGGTCAATTGACGATTGCAACCACGCATCAGCTGCTAAGGTTTCATCATGGCTTTGATCTGGTCATTATCGATGAACTGGATGCTTATCCCTATCATAACAATCCAATGCTGGCTTTTGCTGCTGAACAGGCCTGCAAGCCGGATGGAGTGTTTATCTTCCTGTCGGCGACACCGCCGCAGAAGCTGCAGCGGCAGGCGCATTCAGGGAAGCTGCCTCATGCCAGAGTGCCCGTACGGTATCATGGACATCCGTTGCCTTTGCCCCGCCGTATACCAATGAATCCCGTCCAGCAATGTATTAAGCGCGGAGCCCTACCCGCAGCATTCCTGCAAGCCCTGCACAGGTCGCTTGCACGTGAAGCGCAAATCTTTATCTTTGTGGCCCGGATCGCTCATATTGAAGGGTTGCTGACCCTTCTTCGCCGGAAAATCCCCGGTGTGTGCATAGAGGGCACCTCATCTAAAGATCGGGACAGAACCGATAAGGTCATTGCCTTCCGCAACAGGGCAATCACTATCCTGGTCACTACTACCATCCTGGAACGGGGAGTTACCGTTCCCCGTAGTGATGTTTATATTTTGGACGCAGACAGTAAACTGTTTGATGAAGCCTCGCTGGTTCAAATGGCTGGCCGTGCCGGGCGCTCCAAAGATGACCCTGCCGGCAGGGTAAACTTCTTATCACCGGAGTGGACCCAGTCACAACGCAAAGCCATCGGGCAGATCCGTACAATGAACTCGATTGCCCGCAAGCAGGGGTATCTGGACAAGAGGAAAGCATCATGGACTCATTAA
- a CDS encoding response regulator transcription factor, whose translation MENQITGKSPIKVLLADDHQLFREGLKRILNMEDDIEVIGECGDGIQVLEFCNVNKPDIVLMDINMPIENGVEATQKLREMFPDVKVIILSIHDDESYVFETLRKGANGYLLKDMEAESLINAIRSVCEGHAFIHPKVTGKLINQLRRMTYLNETGAMAETPVKEAGVKFVAGDNNPLTRREAEVLRLMAEGKSNKNIGEYLFISEKTVKNHVSSILQKMEVDDRTQAVINSIKYGWVTL comes from the coding sequence ATGGAGAACCAAATCACTGGTAAATCGCCTATAAAAGTTCTTTTGGCCGATGATCATCAATTGTTTCGTGAAGGGCTTAAACGAATATTAAATATGGAGGATGATATTGAGGTCATCGGGGAATGCGGAGACGGCATCCAGGTACTGGAATTTTGTAACGTCAATAAGCCGGATATCGTACTGATGGATATCAATATGCCTATCGAGAACGGTGTAGAGGCTACACAAAAGCTGCGGGAGATGTTCCCGGATGTTAAAGTCATTATTTTATCGATTCATGATGATGAGAGCTATGTGTTCGAAACGCTGCGCAAGGGTGCCAACGGCTATTTGCTTAAGGATATGGAGGCGGAGTCGCTCATTAATGCCATACGCTCTGTCTGCGAGGGTCATGCCTTCATTCATCCGAAGGTTACAGGCAAGCTGATTAACCAGCTGCGCCGCATGACCTATCTTAATGAGACAGGGGCAATGGCTGAAACCCCAGTGAAGGAAGCGGGCGTTAAATTTGTCGCTGGTGACAACAATCCGCTGACCCGCCGTGAGGCTGAGGTTCTGCGGCTGATGGCCGAAGGCAAGAGCAATAAGAACATTGGGGAATACCTCTTTATCAGCGAGAAAACCGTCAAGAACCATGTCAGCAGCATCCTGCAAAAAATGGAAGTGGATGACCGTACACAGGCTGTAATCAATTCGATTAAATATGGCTGGGTCACTCTGTAA